One region of Polaribacter pectinis genomic DNA includes:
- a CDS encoding AAA family ATPase codes for MEHNSTFPIKQNELDMLRDEASGYLKSIQWEQSNRAKNKDKDAKDDSILLYLSRANSGSNVEITSVSKTILGLKKRLLPDSIAIPVYLNQTLYAVQEGITLGIWIKDSYYDASGLSSLNERKSALDNSGKREYESKLQTATAFQLFATAYKILHDLKPHASDDLSVMKQKFAGIPEVSFTSPLKGIACALFYFDKYLGHPDIVKTDKDVIDFTVVYFEAFIDEIQLRKSTLEYVETIVDRTYKLENSDFAVSGWDNVFAGTAKSVEFNKIQFEQIVGNKDAKHFARRLTERMLSYDFDAKKNPFQELGGFMPVFMGYGIPGTGKSMLIAAIATRLKEHSDNLDIPFLFHPMPDTLISTFQGGSAEKMVEWMKPMQDPTKLIFAPIDDAENNLQERTAQGVSAGVKEVIGVFLRYTEGAYAVNYGNSSIGLFTNLPEMLDKAVISRVQGRFKIDGARTEHDFLDQDYIWWKKFDKTIPDFVNMQNPENYQYLKDQGLAKSMGEILDSAGKPSEERVLQAYDKAEKLHKTNHHLFFASLYKEIQQIFPFFSSRDVRNIQSAISLRLTDFDLEKDWFENPEIYFKKDYETKFNMLQELMKSNMKGLDFSEIRRQEVVRYLDNVATIADTDFKRKVDSRVNQLNIDLEARKTFGGDR; via the coding sequence ATGGAACACAACTCAACTTTCCCAATAAAACAAAACGAATTAGACATGCTTCGAGACGAAGCTTCTGGTTATTTAAAATCTATTCAATGGGAACAAAGTAATAGAGCAAAAAATAAAGATAAAGACGCGAAAGACGATTCAATTTTATTGTATTTGTCAAGAGCGAATAGCGGAAGTAACGTAGAAATCACCTCTGTTTCTAAAACTATTTTAGGCTTAAAAAAGCGATTATTGCCAGATTCTATTGCAATTCCTGTGTATTTGAATCAGACTTTGTATGCTGTTCAAGAAGGAATTACTTTAGGAATTTGGATAAAAGATAGTTATTACGATGCATCTGGTTTATCGAGTTTAAACGAACGAAAATCGGCTTTAGATAATTCAGGAAAAAGAGAATACGAAAGCAAATTACAAACAGCAACTGCGTTTCAATTATTTGCAACTGCGTATAAAATTTTACACGATTTAAAACCTCATGCTTCAGACGATTTATCTGTAATGAAGCAGAAATTTGCAGGAATTCCTGAAGTATCTTTTACTTCACCATTAAAAGGAATTGCGTGTGCATTATTTTATTTTGATAAATATTTAGGACATCCAGATATTGTAAAAACGGATAAAGATGTTATCGATTTTACAGTCGTTTATTTTGAAGCATTTATTGATGAAATTCAGCTTCGAAAAAGCACGTTAGAATATGTAGAAACAATTGTAGATAGAACTTATAAATTAGAAAACAGCGATTTTGCAGTTTCAGGTTGGGACAATGTTTTTGCTGGAACCGCAAAAAGTGTTGAGTTTAATAAAATTCAGTTTGAGCAGATTGTAGGGAATAAAGATGCAAAACATTTTGCACGTAGATTAACAGAAAGAATGTTGAGCTACGATTTTGATGCGAAGAAAAATCCGTTTCAAGAATTAGGAGGTTTTATGCCAGTTTTTATGGGGTATGGAATTCCAGGAACAGGAAAAAGTATGTTAATTGCGGCCATTGCAACGCGTTTAAAAGAACACTCAGATAATTTAGATATTCCGTTTTTGTTTCACCCAATGCCAGATACTTTAATTAGTACTTTTCAAGGAGGTTCTGCAGAAAAAATGGTGGAGTGGATGAAGCCAATGCAAGATCCAACAAAATTAATTTTTGCGCCAATTGACGATGCAGAAAATAATTTACAAGAAAGAACTGCACAAGGAGTTTCAGCAGGTGTTAAAGAAGTAATTGGTGTTTTCTTACGTTATACAGAAGGCGCTTATGCAGTAAATTATGGAAATTCTTCAATAGGTTTATTTACGAATTTACCAGAAATGTTAGATAAAGCTGTTATTTCTCGTGTGCAAGGAAGATTCAAAATTGATGGAGCAAGAACTGAACACGACTTTTTAGACCAAGATTATATTTGGTGGAAGAAATTTGATAAAACAATTCCAGATTTTGTGAATATGCAAAACCCAGAAAATTATCAATATTTAAAAGACCAAGGTTTGGCAAAAAGTATGGGAGAAATTTTAGATTCGGCAGGAAAACCTTCCGAAGAAAGAGTTTTACAAGCCTATGATAAAGCTGAAAAGTTGCATAAAACGAATCATCATTTATTTTTTGCGAGTTTGTACAAAGAAATTCAGCAAATATTTCCTTTTTTCTCTTCAAGAGATGTGCGTAATATTCAATCTGCAATTTCATTACGATTAACAGATTTCGATTTAGAAAAAGATTGGTTCGAAAACCCTGAAATATATTTCAAGAAAGATTATGAAACCAAGTTTAATATGTTGCAAGAATTGATGAAAAGTAACATGAAAGGTTTAGATTTTTCAGAAATTAGGAGACAAGAAGTTGTGCGTTATTTAGACAATGTTGCAACGATTGCAGATACAGATTTCAAGAGAAAAGTAGATAGTAGAGTGAATCAATTAAATATTGATTTGGAAGCGAGAAAAACATTTGGAGGTGACAGATAA
- a CDS encoding pirin family protein, with protein sequence MKKIIHKSETRGEANHGWLKSFHTFSFASYQNSKRMNFGMLRVLNDDVVQPKMGFGTHPHKNMEIISIPISGALSHKDSMDNKRSIEVGEVQVMSAGTGLTHSEFNDSKTDAVNFLQLWIIPEQENVTPNYEQKLFSEAKRKNKFQVLVSPKDKQVEGSLPINQQGYISMIDLDSDLKTEYELKNGAYFFLIEGEVSIADEIIKRRDAIGISETEKVVIKASKQSKLLVVDVPMI encoded by the coding sequence ATGAAAAAAATAATTCACAAATCAGAAACAAGAGGAGAAGCAAACCACGGTTGGTTAAAATCGTTTCATACATTTAGTTTTGCCAGTTATCAAAATTCAAAAAGAATGAATTTTGGAATGTTACGTGTTTTAAATGACGATGTTGTGCAACCGAAAATGGGTTTTGGTACACATCCACATAAAAATATGGAAATTATTTCTATTCCTATTTCTGGGGCACTTTCTCATAAAGATTCTATGGATAATAAACGTTCCATAGAAGTGGGTGAAGTACAAGTTATGAGTGCTGGAACAGGTTTAACACATTCCGAATTTAACGATTCTAAAACAGATGCAGTTAACTTTCTTCAACTTTGGATTATACCAGAACAAGAAAATGTAACGCCAAATTACGAGCAAAAACTATTTTCTGAAGCTAAAAGAAAAAACAAGTTTCAAGTGTTGGTTTCGCCAAAAGATAAACAAGTAGAAGGTTCTTTACCAATAAATCAGCAAGGTTATATTTCTATGATAGATTTAGATTCCGATTTAAAAACAGAATATGAACTAAAAAACGGAGCATATTTTTTCTTAATAGAAGGAGAAGTTTCAATTGCAGACGAAATAATTAAAAGAAGAGATGCTATTGGAATTTCGGAAACCGAAAAAGTTGTAATAAAAGCAAGTAAACAAAGTAAATTATTGGTTGTTGATGTTCCAATGATATAA
- a CDS encoding DUF6638 family protein, with the protein MQKLKKANLYRSELIPISGKLVERYNKCLLKLGFSATKLTNFSIDGVGWSPEIAQEKKEAFYLNNGEANTHAIIITPLQKGLPVYNPFHSFDREMMKTVFRKHGDKINNITRDSAICVDFDQNIDTFYEPLDVLKYKEVNIKFHLINNLDVAKAEQLKLIEIFNEDTNFIDENLHQKLLASAKKYGDLRERTLDLESVSFTSDSFYTKAFGGIFVLRDFVKPILIFEKEETYKEAINDTTYDVLMYHISHKELIERLLSYDVIEFDLNEEVSGKRYDRIKKYIFSEYLKETNHPVKDVLEDPILFKSYLNKIDIQARKKVMGLELFLQKKEISKTLKAKDILDDELFVALNKPHSSLKPANQDLIWYLLVNIAPKDVLFLYWYDKEQFYERFETLDESVQDWIVETICNNF; encoded by the coding sequence ATGCAAAAACTAAAAAAAGCCAATTTATACAGAAGCGAACTAATTCCCATCAGTGGAAAATTAGTAGAACGTTACAATAAATGTTTGTTGAAATTAGGTTTTTCAGCGACAAAACTCACCAATTTTTCAATTGATGGAGTTGGTTGGAGCCCAGAAATTGCCCAAGAAAAAAAGGAAGCTTTTTATTTAAATAATGGCGAAGCAAACACACACGCAATTATCATAACTCCATTACAAAAAGGATTACCAGTTTACAATCCGTTTCATTCTTTTGACAGAGAAATGATGAAAACTGTTTTTAGAAAACACGGAGATAAAATAAATAATATTACAAGAGATTCAGCGATTTGTGTAGACTTTGATCAAAATATAGATACATTTTACGAGCCTTTAGATGTATTAAAATATAAAGAAGTCAACATTAAATTTCATTTAATAAATAATTTAGATGTTGCAAAAGCAGAACAATTAAAACTGATTGAAATCTTTAACGAGGACACAAATTTCATTGATGAAAATTTACATCAGAAATTATTGGCATCTGCAAAAAAATATGGTGATTTAAGAGAAAGAACTTTAGATTTAGAATCGGTTTCTTTTACATCAGATTCTTTCTACACGAAAGCATTTGGAGGAATATTTGTTTTAAGAGATTTTGTAAAACCCATCTTAATTTTCGAAAAAGAAGAAACCTATAAAGAAGCCATAAACGACACAACGTATGATGTCTTAATGTATCATATTTCTCATAAAGAATTAATTGAAAGACTGTTAAGTTACGATGTAATTGAGTTCGATTTAAACGAAGAAGTTTCAGGAAAAAGATATGATAGAATCAAAAAATACATTTTTTCAGAATATTTAAAAGAAACGAATCATCCAGTAAAAGATGTTTTAGAAGATCCAATTTTATTTAAAAGTTATTTGAATAAAATAGATATACAAGCACGTAAAAAAGTGATGGGTTTAGAACTTTTTCTCCAAAAGAAAGAGATTTCAAAAACATTAAAAGCGAAAGATATTTTAGACGACGAATTATTTGTCGCTTTAAATAAACCACATTCATCTTTAAAACCTGCAAACCAAGATTTAATTTGGTATTTGTTGGTAAACATTGCACCTAAAGATGTTTTGTTTTTATATTGGTATGACAAAGAACAGTTTTATGAGCGATTCGAAACGTTAGACGAATCTGTTCAAGATTGGATTGTAGAAACAATTTGTAACAATTTTTAA
- a CDS encoding glutaredoxin family protein — protein sequence MKITLYGRKGHAYTVAFKNFLNSTDIPYVYKDVALDEEAKKHTKELYGGVVKYPTLIVDEEVYLTPTTEEFNKIMQDLNLRA from the coding sequence ATGAAAATAACTTTGTACGGAAGAAAAGGACATGCATACACAGTTGCATTTAAGAATTTCCTAAATTCTACAGACATTCCCTATGTTTATAAAGATGTTGCGTTAGATGAAGAGGCAAAAAAACATACAAAAGAATTATATGGTGGCGTTGTTAAATACCCAACTTTAATTGTTGATGAAGAAGTTTATTTAACACCAACAACAGAAGAATTTAATAAAATAATGCAAGACTTAAATTTAAGAGCGTAA
- a CDS encoding MarR family winged helix-turn-helix transcriptional regulator yields the protein MGDISKDIQSNFKDDKIKALINIKYTANWLNSKENDFFKPYGISPQQFNILRILRGAKKEIKVQIIKDRMIERAPNATRLMDKLCEKNLIERIRCEHDRRVVYVKITEEGLELLSNIDVNKNLSFLENLTEKEASQLSDLLDKIR from the coding sequence ATGGGCGATATTTCTAAAGACATACAATCGAATTTTAAAGACGATAAAATAAAGGCTTTAATCAACATAAAATATACAGCAAATTGGCTGAATAGTAAAGAAAATGATTTCTTTAAACCTTATGGAATTTCGCCACAACAATTTAATATTTTACGAATTTTAAGAGGAGCAAAGAAAGAAATTAAGGTTCAAATTATTAAAGATAGAATGATTGAACGTGCACCAAATGCAACACGTTTAATGGATAAATTATGTGAGAAAAACTTAATTGAAAGAATTCGTTGCGAACACGATAGAAGAGTAGTGTATGTAAAAATTACAGAAGAAGGTTTAGAGTTACTTTCCAATATTGACGTGAATAAAAACCTATCCTTTTTAGAGAATTTAACGGAGAAAGAAGCGTCTCAATTAAGTGATTTATTAGACAAAATTCGATAG
- a CDS encoding DoxX family protein: MKTNKIVYYISTGLLTLLMLFSAGMYIFNHAEVAGMFANFGYPTYIIYPYAIAKLLGLTAIWFIGNKTLKEWAYAGFFFAFIFAFFAHFMIGDGEQMGAVVAMILLIVSYIFNKKINNVR, translated from the coding sequence ATGAAAACAAACAAAATAGTTTATTATATAAGTACGGGTTTATTAACTTTATTAATGCTTTTTTCTGCAGGAATGTATATTTTTAATCACGCAGAAGTAGCAGGAATGTTTGCCAATTTTGGGTATCCAACTTATATTATTTATCCATATGCAATTGCAAAACTATTAGGATTAACAGCAATATGGTTCATAGGAAACAAAACATTAAAAGAATGGGCTTATGCAGGTTTTTTCTTCGCATTTATTTTTGCATTCTTCGCACATTTTATGATTGGAGATGGAGAACAAATGGGAGCAGTAGTTGCAATGATACTATTAATAGTTTCATATATATTCAATAAAAAAATAAATAATGTCAGATAA
- a CDS encoding microtubule-binding protein, protein MADDFDLLETNSTQKTEKVDVNWGKAIDTMKSKLSQEEDPEKRQKILNATLDDVVDMAKQDRSTLLDAIKDLTDYQDEVGIKFEGFSALNAEEQKVIDDAQKALERARIELEDAKNKPDTWWNNLWGRKSKIKKEEAEFAQAEKTRAGADNKAKALFQTRIESADIQTLLGELSFKSQAAVTRLKNREVEIKEVEEKLKTAIVEASKNHTKALEKKKEVEDKLEEQYALLKQSRQELDEIADKQSTAYSEAIGKVTTIEQKVEELEGLKNAYTTLAASKDSFVHKHNLTIKVLTSLRSNLQTHRAKLKSDTEERLKYYDGYIVALKARTDQEFAAILEHLGVKTDEHIGETLASMHSASARARQDMMENIPVHEKVMKGVYSTYAEALHEIREKDIDIQKNFADRYGIDMKEIFEDYYKADANAPSGNDDEPAAAPKKESSNDDLLG, encoded by the coding sequence ATGGCTGATGACTTTGACTTATTAGAAACAAACTCTACTCAAAAAACTGAAAAAGTAGATGTTAATTGGGGAAAAGCGATTGATACAATGAAATCTAAATTGTCTCAAGAAGAAGATCCAGAAAAGCGTCAAAAAATATTAAATGCAACGTTAGATGATGTTGTAGATATGGCAAAACAAGACAGAAGTACATTGTTAGATGCCATTAAAGATTTAACTGATTATCAAGATGAAGTTGGTATTAAATTCGAAGGTTTTTCAGCTTTAAATGCAGAAGAACAAAAGGTTATTGACGATGCACAAAAAGCATTAGAAAGAGCAAGAATCGAATTAGAAGACGCAAAAAACAAACCAGATACTTGGTGGAATAATTTGTGGGGAAGAAAATCGAAGATTAAAAAAGAAGAAGCAGAATTTGCACAAGCAGAAAAAACAAGGGCAGGTGCAGATAATAAAGCAAAAGCATTGTTTCAAACAAGAATTGAAAGTGCAGATATTCAAACTTTATTGGGCGAACTTTCTTTTAAATCTCAAGCTGCAGTTACACGTTTAAAAAACAGAGAAGTAGAGATTAAAGAAGTAGAAGAAAAACTAAAAACGGCGATTGTAGAAGCTTCAAAAAATCATACAAAAGCATTAGAAAAGAAGAAGGAAGTAGAAGATAAATTAGAAGAGCAATATGCACTTTTAAAACAATCTCGCCAAGAATTAGACGAAATTGCTGACAAGCAATCTACAGCCTATTCAGAAGCAATCGGAAAAGTAACAACGATTGAGCAAAAAGTAGAGGAATTAGAAGGGTTGAAAAACGCTTATACAACTTTGGCTGCCAGTAAAGATAGTTTTGTGCACAAACACAATTTAACGATAAAAGTATTAACTTCTTTACGTTCTAATTTACAAACGCACAGAGCAAAATTAAAGTCAGATACTGAAGAAAGGCTAAAATATTACGATGGTTATATTGTTGCGTTAAAAGCAAGAACAGACCAAGAATTCGCAGCTATTTTAGAGCATTTAGGTGTGAAAACAGACGAACATATTGGTGAAACCTTGGCTTCTATGCATTCTGCGAGTGCAAGAGCGCGTCAAGATATGATGGAAAATATTCCAGTTCATGAGAAAGTTATGAAAGGTGTTTACAGTACGTATGCAGAGGCTTTACATGAAATACGTGAAAAAGATATCGACATTCAAAAGAACTTTGCAGACAGATATGGAATCGACATGAAAGAGATTTTCGAGGACTATTACAAAGCAGATGCAAACGCACCTTCTGGAAATGATGACGAACCAGCTGCAGCTCCAAAAAAGGAATCTTCTAACGATGATTTGTTAGGATAG
- a CDS encoding pirin family protein — translation MRTQKTIQHKVTSPLVNMGPIKLRQPLPTEGLENVDPFLLLHHYGPYAISEFNNPFDLGPHPHRGFEPITLLFKGEQLHRDSLGNEMVVKAGGVQWTTAGRGIIHAEAPTKEFVKKGGDLEGIQLWLNLPAKDKMIPPNYQHLEDEQIPKLFSEDKKVLLNIIAGNQATENGLIKTQTEVNVFTAIADENGQMEIELPENHQSLIYLLEGEILVNNSEVLQKGENQMITFNQDGNFIQFKAKKQSTLLILSGAPIKEKVTQYGPYVMNTQTEILEAMRDFQQGKMGHLY, via the coding sequence ATGAGAACACAAAAAACAATTCAACATAAAGTTACAAGTCCGTTGGTAAATATGGGGCCAATAAAACTGCGTCAACCATTGCCAACAGAAGGACTCGAAAATGTAGATCCGTTTTTATTATTGCATCATTATGGACCTTATGCAATTTCAGAATTTAACAATCCGTTCGATTTAGGGCCACATCCACACAGAGGTTTTGAGCCAATTACGTTGTTGTTTAAAGGAGAACAATTGCACAGAGATTCTCTGGGAAATGAAATGGTTGTAAAAGCTGGTGGTGTTCAATGGACAACTGCTGGACGTGGAATTATTCATGCTGAAGCTCCAACAAAAGAGTTTGTAAAAAAAGGTGGCGATTTAGAAGGAATTCAATTATGGCTGAATTTACCAGCAAAAGATAAAATGATTCCGCCAAATTATCAACATTTAGAAGACGAACAAATTCCGAAGTTATTTTCAGAAGATAAAAAAGTATTATTGAACATTATTGCAGGAAATCAAGCAACTGAAAATGGTCTGATTAAAACACAAACCGAAGTAAATGTTTTTACTGCAATTGCAGATGAAAATGGACAAATGGAAATTGAACTTCCAGAAAACCATCAATCTTTAATTTATTTGTTGGAAGGAGAAATTTTGGTAAATAATTCCGAAGTTTTACAAAAAGGAGAAAACCAAATGATTACGTTCAATCAAGATGGAAATTTTATTCAATTTAAAGCAAAAAAACAAAGTACTTTATTGATACTTTCAGGAGCGCCAATTAAAGAAAAAGTAACTCAATATGGCCCTTATGTTATGAATACACAGACAGAAATTTTGGAAGCAATGCGTGATTTTCAGCAAGGCAAAATGGGACATTTATATTAG
- a CDS encoding NUDIX domain-containing protein: MTDNKIKNVTSKVLSNIWAKLEQVSFDFTFKNGKTERLTHEVYGKADGVAVLLYNPSTKKVVLSKQFRIPMYVAGIKNGFSIEVVGGSIDKKELPEASVIRETKEEIGYNISEIEKVTTVFLSPGLMREQVHLYVAKYTNEDKVEKGGGLAEESEEITVLETSFDEALKMIENKEIIDARTIMLLYHLKVKGLI, encoded by the coding sequence GTGACAGATAATAAAATCAAAAATGTAACATCAAAAGTACTTTCCAATATTTGGGCAAAGTTAGAGCAAGTCAGTTTCGATTTTACTTTCAAAAACGGAAAAACTGAACGTTTAACACACGAAGTGTATGGAAAAGCAGATGGAGTTGCAGTTTTATTATACAATCCATCAACAAAAAAGGTTGTTTTATCGAAGCAATTTAGAATACCAATGTATGTTGCTGGTATTAAAAACGGATTTTCGATAGAAGTTGTTGGGGGTTCAATTGATAAAAAAGAATTACCAGAAGCAAGTGTAATCAGAGAAACAAAAGAAGAAATTGGTTACAATATTTCTGAAATCGAAAAAGTAACTACTGTTTTTTTATCACCAGGATTAATGAGAGAGCAAGTCCATTTATATGTTGCAAAATATACAAATGAAGACAAAGTTGAAAAAGGAGGAGGTTTAGCAGAAGAAAGTGAAGAAATTACAGTTTTAGAAACTTCTTTTGATGAAGCTTTAAAAATGATAGAGAACAAAGAAATTATAGATGCAAGAACAATTATGTTGTTGTATCATTTGAAAGTAAAAGGATTAATTTAA
- a CDS encoding OsmC family protein, with amino-acid sequence MSDNTNSKVVLTTKKYLAEAKMRNHFAVIDEPVNVGGDDNGPTPVEYLLTAIGGCVSITLRIYAERKGWDVGEITVNVSQIKDENGTHLSEEISFEKEIDEDQRKRLLVIAGKCPVAKMVKGETEIVSSIQ; translated from the coding sequence ATGTCAGATAACACAAATTCAAAAGTAGTTTTAACTACCAAAAAATATTTAGCAGAAGCAAAAATGAGAAATCATTTTGCAGTAATAGACGAACCCGTAAATGTTGGTGGAGATGATAATGGGCCAACACCAGTAGAATATTTATTAACTGCAATTGGTGGTTGTGTTTCTATCACATTAAGAATTTATGCAGAAAGAAAAGGTTGGGATGTTGGAGAAATCACAGTAAATGTTTCACAAATAAAAGACGAAAATGGAACTCATTTAAGTGAAGAAATTTCATTCGAAAAAGAAATAGATGAAGATCAAAGAAAACGTTTGTTAGTAATTGCAGGAAAATGTCCAGTCGCAAAAATGGTAAAAGGAGAAACTGAAATAGTTAGTAGCATTCAGTAG
- a CDS encoding NADPH-dependent FMN reductase, which produces MKKILAFAGSTSSTSINKKLATYASENLENTKFDVIDLRDYPMVIYSEDEEKENGFPENAEKFSKLLDKYDGFILSLAEHNGSYASAFKNIFDWSSRIEAKVFRNKSLLLMATSPGARGGQSVLEAGVSKFPRMGVKELLTFSLPSFSDNFKDGKIIEEDLNEQLKTAVNDFEKSVNQ; this is translated from the coding sequence ATGAAAAAGATATTAGCATTTGCAGGAAGTACAAGTTCAACATCAATTAATAAAAAGTTAGCAACTTACGCTTCAGAAAATTTAGAAAACACAAAATTCGATGTAATCGATTTAAGAGATTATCCAATGGTAATCTACAGCGAAGATGAAGAAAAAGAAAACGGATTTCCAGAAAACGCAGAGAAATTCTCAAAATTATTAGATAAATACGATGGTTTTATTTTGTCTTTAGCAGAACACAATGGTTCTTATGCATCCGCTTTTAAAAATATTTTCGATTGGAGTTCAAGAATAGAAGCAAAAGTTTTTAGAAATAAATCGTTGTTATTAATGGCTACTTCACCTGGAGCAAGAGGTGGACAATCAGTTTTAGAAGCAGGAGTTTCAAAGTTTCCAAGAATGGGAGTAAAAGAGCTTTTAACATTCTCTTTACCAAGTTTTTCTGATAATTTTAAAGACGGAAAAATTATAGAAGAAGACTTAAACGAGCAATTAAAAACAGCAGTAAATGATTTTGAAAAATCGGTAAATCAATAA